The following coding sequences are from one Brienomyrus brachyistius isolate T26 chromosome 2, BBRACH_0.4, whole genome shotgun sequence window:
- the paxx gene encoding protein PAXX, producing MDHQMRSTYCTVVNKCDDAKYLCYFHGKAGAFNIRMTDASDVWSTDFTEDTLTQHMKSFALKSPESYVSKIREACQTGMASVSLEGDSALLHLGGGLSVSLSRLGSPQSRAELQELLFRMAESLSCMGGPAPVSPMKNVQGGRTEFEPRRHQTGPILAVRKRIPGDSLINPGSRSKKSATGVLFDE from the exons ATGGATCATCAAATGAGATCGACATACTGCACGGTTGTCAATAAATGCGACGACGCGAAGTATCTGTGCTATTTCCACGGGAAAGCTGGGGCGTTTAACATTCG AATGACCGACGCTTCAGATGTATGGAGCACGGATTTCACAGAGGACACTTTGACCCAGCAT ATGAAGAGCTTTGCCTTGAAGTCACCTGAAAGTTACGTCTCGAAAATCAG GGAAGCCTGTCAGACAGGCATGGCGTCGGTGAGCCTGGAGGGGGACTCTGCGCTCCTGCACTTGGGGGGTGGCCTTAGCGTTTCCCTGTCTCGGCTGGGCAGCCCGCAGTCTCGTgcggagctgcaggagctgctcTTCAGGATGGCTGAGAGCTTGAGCTGCATGGGTGGCccag CTCCTGTCAGTCCCATGAAAAACGTGCAGGGAGGGCGTACAG AATTTGAGCCTAGGAGGCACCAGACCGGGCCGATTCTGGCAGTAAGGAAGCGCATTCCGGGAGACTCGCTCATCAATCCGGGAAGCAGAAG TAAGAAGTCCGCAACCGGCGTCTTGTTTGATGAGTGA